Proteins encoded by one window of Leptospiraceae bacterium:
- the lexA gene encoding transcriptional repressor LexA, which yields MKELTDKQELVLKFITGVIKDKGVPPTIREIGDEFQITAKGAYDHLKAIEKKGYLKTSKNQSRAIELLRHSAQDGLPVRVMSIPLIGRVAAGLPIFAEENIEDYIPVPDRMSKKGTVFALKVVGESMIGEGINDGDIAIIQKKEVARNGEIVVALIEGEATLKTYFKDADMVRLEPSNSKFKTIKTKKASILGKLVGLYRFY from the coding sequence ATGAAAGAACTAACTGACAAACAAGAACTTGTATTAAAATTTATCACCGGAGTCATCAAAGACAAAGGTGTTCCTCCTACCATTCGTGAGATTGGCGATGAATTTCAAATCACCGCGAAAGGTGCTTATGATCACTTAAAGGCTATCGAAAAGAAAGGCTATCTCAAGACATCTAAAAACCAATCTCGTGCTATCGAGCTTTTACGCCATAGTGCCCAAGATGGTCTACCTGTCCGAGTAATGAGTATCCCTCTCATAGGTCGCGTTGCCGCTGGTTTGCCAATCTTCGCAGAAGAGAACATTGAAGACTATATCCCTGTTCCCGATCGTATGTCTAAGAAAGGAACTGTATTTGCTCTCAAGGTTGTAGGCGAATCCATGATAGGCGAAGGAATCAATGACGGTGATATTGCTATTATCCAGAAGAAAGAAGTCGCTCGCAATGGAGAGATAGTCGTTGCATTGATTGAAGGCGAGGCTACTCTCAAGACTTATTTCAAAGACGCTGATATGGTTAGATTAGAGCCTAGCAATAGCAAATTCAAAACGATCAAAACCAAAAAGGCTAGTATCTTAGGAAAATTGGTTGGTCTTTACAGATTTTACTAA
- a CDS encoding OmpA family protein: protein MNWTLFLKLIFLFIFLKCIYIQNQSLDNIHYPETPFLSGFMPGRPELKKEYAQDWCKKFCNKIDSILKKSPDGYYLEISGKMDATEIPPNREKLSLDRADSVRQLLSDYGIPKDKMKAIADPDPNKFIGRDLFDPENRVVRFQIRKKN, encoded by the coding sequence ATGAATTGGACTTTATTTTTAAAATTAATATTTCTATTTATTTTTTTGAAATGTATATATATACAAAATCAATCTCTGGATAATATTCATTATCCAGAAACACCTTTTCTTTCTGGTTTCATGCCAGGACGTCCTGAATTAAAGAAAGAGTATGCACAAGACTGGTGTAAGAAATTTTGCAATAAAATAGATTCAATTCTAAAAAAGAGTCCAGATGGATACTACCTAGAAATTAGTGGAAAGATGGATGCGACAGAGATACCGCCTAACAGGGAAAAACTTTCGTTAGATAGAGCAGATTCGGTGAGGCAATTGCTTTCCGATTATGGGATTCCAAAAGATAAAATGAAAGCAATTGCAGATCCTGATCCGAATAAGTTTATAGGACGAGATTTATTTGACCCGGAAAATCGTGTAGTTCGTTTTCAAATTAGAAAAAAGAATTAG
- a CDS encoding S41 family peptidase, which produces MKNKERYIWISLVAILSCSLFQPIDRVKAISTEGEKYLQILHEVVGFIETDFVESVEEKNLYVGAIKGIVASLGDPHSRFMSEDEFKHLQDETRGSFGGVGLEVTHSEGSILVISPYDDTPAMKAGIQPQDRILEISGKSTEKMSIEDAVKLMRGPAGTSVTIKIKRKSQKDPFPLTLTRELIKIQYLKSAYLENEKIGYIRLTQFMGRENNTGGEFKRIVQEFATKEAQGIIVDLRSNPGGLLDLAIELSDIFLRPDQDIVSVKGRGEKLIRVYKSLDNQGKVLDVPVVVLLNAGSASASEILAGALQDNKRAIIVGNQSFGKGSVQNIYNLPYKTGIALTIQKYYTPSGVSIHKKGITPDVVVNQITPDNDDKVLIEKLGKTTIVQNFVKDNPGYSEKNIKAFQDMLSKKGYKMNKTISRYLLKKENAIGEKSPVYDREFDPQLNKAIEILLNPITPKPTSM; this is translated from the coding sequence ATGAAAAACAAAGAACGATATATATGGATTAGCCTCGTAGCTATCTTAAGTTGCTCTCTCTTTCAACCAATCGATCGAGTGAAGGCGATTTCCACAGAGGGCGAAAAGTATTTACAAATCCTTCATGAAGTAGTGGGGTTCATTGAGACTGATTTTGTCGAATCAGTAGAAGAAAAGAACTTATACGTTGGCGCCATTAAGGGTATTGTTGCAAGTCTCGGAGATCCACACTCACGTTTCATGAGTGAGGATGAGTTTAAACATTTGCAGGACGAAACTCGTGGTAGTTTTGGTGGAGTAGGACTTGAAGTCACTCATTCAGAAGGCTCGATCCTTGTGATTTCTCCTTACGATGATACTCCTGCAATGAAAGCAGGGATTCAACCACAAGATCGCATTTTAGAAATCTCAGGCAAAAGCACAGAAAAAATGTCCATTGAAGATGCAGTTAAACTCATGAGAGGTCCTGCTGGCACAAGCGTTACAATTAAAATTAAGCGTAAATCTCAAAAGGATCCATTCCCACTCACTCTCACAAGAGAACTCATCAAGATTCAATATTTGAAATCCGCCTATCTAGAAAATGAAAAGATTGGCTACATCCGATTAACCCAATTCATGGGAAGAGAAAATAATACAGGCGGTGAATTCAAAAGAATAGTCCAAGAGTTTGCAACCAAAGAAGCTCAGGGGATAATCGTTGATTTGCGCTCAAATCCAGGCGGGCTTTTGGATTTAGCCATTGAACTCTCCGATATTTTCTTAAGACCGGATCAAGACATTGTATCTGTGAAAGGAAGAGGGGAAAAGCTGATTCGTGTTTATAAATCTTTAGACAATCAAGGAAAGGTTTTAGATGTTCCGGTTGTAGTATTATTAAATGCAGGCTCTGCGAGTGCTTCTGAAATTCTAGCCGGTGCATTGCAAGACAATAAAAGAGCCATCATTGTAGGAAATCAATCTTTCGGAAAAGGCTCTGTTCAAAACATTTATAATCTCCCTTATAAGACTGGAATTGCTTTGACGATTCAAAAATACTACACGCCGAGTGGAGTTTCCATTCACAAAAAAGGAATTACTCCAGACGTTGTGGTAAATCAAATTACACCGGATAATGACGATAAGGTGCTTATTGAAAAATTGGGAAAGACTACGATTGTTCAGAATTTTGTAAAGGATAATCCCGGTTATTCGGAAAAGAACATCAAGGCATTTCAAGACATGCTTTCTAAGAAAGGATACAAGATGAATAAGACTATATCTCGTTATCTTCTCAAGAAAGAAAATGCAATCGGAGAAAAAAGTCCTGTGTATGATAGAGAGTTTGATCCCCAACTAAACAAGGCAATTGAAATATTGTTAAATCCGATTACTCCAAAACCGACTTCAATGTAA
- a CDS encoding CDP-alcohol phosphatidyltransferase family protein, with protein MKLKLNWVPNALSLGNLTLGFVSMLIASEVTTASQNSSQVFLLSGIFIILAALFDGFDGMAARALNATSALGAELDTLADLTTFGIAPGYLTYKMILENFKFDFFGTGELFPYGMLVASIFPICAAYRLARFTVSHDPTSFTGLPSPIAGVIVGLFPVAFPNNVISSFITIPSFIAVALLMVSKIRYSKPQVAIRGKFTKGRILIILAGFGVLFFFLGLPKIPFVMYGILVFYVSSGIISLIIQFIQDFYPDGEEK; from the coding sequence ATGAAATTAAAATTAAACTGGGTGCCCAATGCACTTTCTCTTGGAAATCTAACTCTTGGATTCGTATCCATGTTAATTGCATCGGAAGTTACCACTGCGAGTCAAAATAGCTCACAAGTATTCTTACTCTCTGGAATTTTTATTATCCTAGCCGCTCTCTTTGATGGCTTTGATGGAATGGCAGCAAGAGCGTTAAATGCTACATCGGCTTTGGGAGCAGAATTGGATACTCTTGCCGATTTGACTACATTTGGAATTGCTCCGGGCTACTTGACTTATAAAATGATTTTGGAAAATTTTAAATTTGACTTCTTTGGAACGGGAGAACTCTTTCCTTATGGAATGTTAGTTGCGTCTATCTTTCCAATCTGTGCCGCCTATCGCTTAGCTCGATTTACTGTTTCTCATGATCCAACGTCTTTTACTGGTTTGCCTTCTCCTATCGCTGGAGTTATCGTTGGGTTATTTCCAGTTGCGTTTCCGAATAATGTGATTTCTAGTTTTATAACGATACCAAGTTTTATTGCAGTTGCTTTGCTTATGGTGTCTAAGATACGTTATTCTAAACCACAAGTTGCCATCAGAGGAAAGTTTACAAAGGGGAGAATCCTAATTATCCTCGCAGGCTTTGGAGTATTGTTTTTCTTTTTAGGCTTACCTAAGATTCCTTTTGTGATGTATGGAATTCTAGTTTTCTATGTATCATCTGGAATCATCAGTCTTATTATTCAGTTCATTCAAGATTTTTATCCTGATGGTGAAGAAAAATAG
- a CDS encoding alpha-glucosidase: protein MKWWQKTTIYQIYPRSFLDTNGDGIGDLAGIIAKLDYIKELGFETIWISPFYKSPGKDFHYDISDYTQIDPIFGTLDDANRLIQETHKRKMRIVFDMVLNHTSDEHPWFKESRSSKDNPKRNWYLWKKGKAKDQAPNNWISMINKPGWNYDATTDEWYFANFLDFQPDLNYRNPEVKEAMFAIMRYWLDKGVDGFRLDIFNSIYKDAEFRDNPFSLHFIPSAHSQDEAFFQKKIHTLNHPDCFGLAKEVHSLLDEYKDDRFLLGEVSGNDTILKKFLGDKNEGLHLVFQFELIHFEFSAKFFRDILKKNEAIYPYPFTPTYVFGNHDQMRYMDKIDFDHAKAKLLVLFQFTARGIPVVYYGEEIGMQDTEIPNWQGKDPIAQQNAYFPKFLANLIKVYMNRDNCRTPMQWNAAANAGFTSPPAKPWLAVSKNYQQVNVETELADENSILNTYREILKLRNKHSAFQEGSLELVADYKEYPELLVFRRYAEGKSLVVFLNFGSNKLEIKLPVTQKTIFALTGARIISDSKLELAAYSGIVLGL, encoded by the coding sequence ATGAAGTGGTGGCAGAAAACTACAATCTATCAAATCTATCCGAGGTCTTTTTTGGATACGAATGGGGATGGAATCGGAGACTTAGCGGGGATAATAGCAAAGCTGGATTATATCAAAGAGTTAGGATTTGAAACCATTTGGATTTCTCCTTTTTATAAAAGTCCCGGAAAAGACTTTCATTATGATATTAGCGATTACACCCAAATAGACCCAATCTTTGGAACGTTAGACGACGCAAATAGACTGATTCAGGAAACTCATAAAAGAAAAATGCGAATCGTATTTGATATGGTGCTCAATCATACCTCGGACGAGCATCCCTGGTTTAAAGAATCCAGATCGAGTAAAGACAATCCAAAGCGAAATTGGTATCTCTGGAAAAAAGGAAAAGCAAAAGACCAGGCACCTAACAACTGGATATCCATGATTAATAAACCCGGTTGGAATTATGATGCAACAACAGATGAATGGTATTTTGCTAACTTTCTAGATTTTCAACCTGACTTAAATTATCGAAACCCCGAAGTCAAGGAAGCCATGTTTGCCATTATGCGCTACTGGTTGGACAAAGGTGTAGATGGATTTCGTTTAGATATATTCAATAGTATTTACAAAGATGCAGAGTTTAGAGACAATCCGTTCTCCCTTCATTTTATTCCTTCTGCCCATTCCCAGGACGAAGCATTCTTTCAAAAGAAGATTCATACTTTAAATCATCCCGATTGTTTTGGTCTAGCAAAGGAAGTGCACAGTCTACTTGACGAATACAAGGACGATCGTTTTCTTCTAGGAGAAGTGAGTGGCAATGATACTATCTTAAAAAAATTCTTAGGCGATAAAAACGAGGGGCTTCATCTTGTATTTCAATTTGAATTGATTCACTTTGAATTCTCCGCAAAGTTCTTTAGGGACATTCTAAAGAAAAATGAGGCTATTTACCCTTATCCGTTTACTCCTACGTATGTATTTGGCAACCACGACCAGATGCGTTATATGGATAAAATTGACTTCGACCATGCTAAGGCAAAGCTTCTCGTCTTATTTCAATTTACCGCTCGTGGAATTCCTGTCGTCTATTATGGCGAGGAAATCGGAATGCAAGATACAGAAATTCCGAACTGGCAGGGAAAAGATCCAATTGCCCAACAAAATGCTTATTTTCCTAAGTTTCTAGCCAATCTAATCAAAGTCTATATGAATCGCGACAATTGTAGAACTCCCATGCAATGGAACGCTGCGGCTAATGCTGGCTTTACTTCTCCTCCTGCAAAACCATGGCTTGCTGTTTCTAAGAATTATCAACAAGTCAATGTAGAAACAGAACTCGCAGATGAAAATTCTATTCTAAATACCTATAGAGAAATTCTAAAACTCAGAAACAAGCATTCCGCGTTTCAAGAAGGAAGCCTTGAACTAGTAGCGGATTATAAAGAGTATCCAGAGTTACTTGTATTTCGTAGATATGCGGAGGGAAAAAGCCTTGTTGTCTTTTTGAACTTCGGTTCCAACAAACTAGAAATAAAGCTACCTGTTACTCAAAAAACTATCTTTGCCTTAACAGGTGCTCGCATTATTTCTGATTCAAAATTGGAACTAGCGGCTTACAGTGGCATTGTGCTTGGATTGTAA
- a CDS encoding metallophosphoesterase, with amino-acid sequence MIGLAYYYVGNRILEGYEISFPVKILFWFCIGLLTLLTPAAYLSSLFLEDSHWQRTLSFIAFTSLGFITILFSLMVFHDFSFSIVNGFHWFISFFRHAPDIVQVSADSINRKEFLLSLLKPAVAATAVSLTGYGLFRALHRVEIKNVDVPVSNLHPELSGFKIVQISDVHIGPTIRKEFLESIVSRINELDADLIAITGDLVDGSVHRLKEHIAPLGDLRSKYGSFFVTGNHEYYSGVNSWLPEIRSLGINVLLNQNEIIRHGKARLMLAGVTDYKAHSILPSHASDPNKAAFSKEDSHFKVLLAHQPNSVFEATKAGFDLQLSGHTHGGQYFPGNFLIHLFQKFVAGLYKHENTWLYVSSGTGYWGPPLRIGAPAEITVIQLRNS; translated from the coding sequence ATGATTGGCTTGGCTTATTATTATGTGGGAAATCGAATTCTGGAAGGATACGAGATTTCCTTTCCTGTAAAGATTTTATTTTGGTTCTGTATCGGCTTACTCACATTACTCACACCTGCGGCTTATCTTTCGAGTCTATTTCTAGAAGACTCCCATTGGCAGAGGACTCTTTCGTTTATCGCATTTACGAGTTTGGGTTTTATCACGATTTTGTTTAGTCTTATGGTATTTCATGATTTTTCTTTTAGTATCGTAAATGGATTTCATTGGTTCATTTCATTTTTCCGTCATGCTCCCGATATAGTGCAAGTAAGTGCAGATAGTATCAATCGAAAAGAATTTTTGCTCAGTCTTCTAAAACCTGCCGTTGCGGCAACTGCCGTTAGCCTCACCGGTTACGGACTTTTTCGCGCACTTCATAGAGTAGAAATTAAAAATGTGGATGTTCCTGTTTCCAATTTACACCCTGAGCTATCTGGATTTAAGATTGTTCAGATTTCTGATGTTCATATCGGTCCTACTATTCGAAAAGAATTTTTAGAATCTATCGTTTCTAGAATCAATGAACTAGACGCGGATTTAATTGCCATCACTGGTGATTTGGTGGATGGCTCTGTTCATAGACTAAAAGAGCATATTGCCCCACTCGGAGATTTACGATCTAAGTATGGTTCTTTTTTTGTTACGGGTAATCATGAATACTATTCTGGTGTTAATTCCTGGCTTCCTGAAATTCGAAGTTTAGGAATTAATGTATTGCTCAATCAAAATGAAATTATCCGCCACGGAAAGGCAAGGCTTATGCTTGCGGGGGTTACGGACTATAAGGCGCATAGCATTCTTCCTTCTCATGCCTCTGATCCAAATAAGGCTGCCTTTTCAAAAGAAGATTCTCATTTTAAAGTATTGCTGGCTCATCAACCGAATTCAGTCTTTGAAGCGACCAAGGCAGGATTTGATTTACAACTTTCCGGTCATACTCACGGCGGACAGTATTTTCCTGGCAATTTTCTAATTCACTTATTCCAAAAGTTTGTCGCTGGACTGTATAAGCATGAAAACACCTGGCTCTATGTTAGTAGTGGGACAGGTTATTGGGGACCACCACTTAGAATTGGCGCCCCCGCAGAGATAACGGTTATTCAATTGCGAAACAGTTAG
- the tsaD gene encoding tRNA (adenosine(37)-N6)-threonylcarbamoyltransferase complex transferase subunit TsaD, with amino-acid sequence MLGLGIESSCDETSIGIVEDGKTLLSLKIFSQIETHAEFRGVVPEIASRAHLEKINLLLEEALKDANLSLSELSYVAVTSRPGLLGSLMIGAQLARCISFACKIPIVTVDHLEAHLNTVHLENKIPTFPYIGVLLSGGNSSIFIVEDFGKMKLIGDTSDDALGEAFDKVSSLLNLPYPGGPAIEKRALQHIKSLADKSPFPELLKDLPSDKIQFSYSGIKTSVMYYIKKQELDESKINEICYHFQNTAFQLVEKNILKAIKLTGIKTIVASGGVLANETLRKRLQTIAIKRKIELYYPERKVLCTDNGAMVASLGYFLFQAGKTDSIDFRVSPNR; translated from the coding sequence ATGCTTGGACTCGGAATTGAATCTAGCTGTGATGAAACTTCTATTGGTATTGTAGAAGACGGAAAGACATTACTCAGTCTGAAAATATTTAGCCAAATCGAAACTCACGCAGAGTTTCGAGGTGTGGTTCCTGAAATTGCATCACGCGCCCATTTAGAAAAAATCAATCTTCTTTTAGAAGAAGCACTAAAAGATGCAAATCTAAGTTTGAGCGAATTATCGTATGTAGCCGTAACTTCTAGACCGGGATTATTAGGCTCACTCATGATAGGCGCTCAGCTTGCCCGTTGCATTTCTTTTGCTTGTAAAATTCCAATCGTCACAGTGGATCATTTAGAGGCACACTTAAATACTGTTCACTTAGAAAACAAAATTCCTACATTCCCTTATATCGGAGTTTTACTTTCGGGTGGAAATTCTTCTATCTTTATAGTAGAGGATTTTGGAAAAATGAAATTAATAGGGGATACTTCTGATGATGCGCTCGGAGAGGCATTTGATAAAGTATCTTCTCTCTTAAATCTACCTTATCCGGGTGGACCTGCCATAGAAAAAAGAGCATTGCAACATATTAAGTCTCTAGCGGATAAGAGTCCTTTTCCCGAACTGTTAAAAGATTTGCCTTCTGATAAAATTCAATTTTCCTATAGCGGAATTAAAACAAGTGTGATGTATTATATTAAAAAACAGGAACTGGATGAATCTAAAATAAATGAAATTTGCTACCATTTTCAAAACACGGCTTTTCAGTTAGTTGAAAAAAATATTCTAAAAGCTATCAAGCTCACTGGAATCAAAACAATTGTCGCAAGTGGTGGAGTTCTTGCTAATGAAACTCTACGCAAGCGATTACAGACAATCGCAATCAAAAGGAAAATTGAGCTTTATTACCCCGAACGAAAAGTTTTATGCACAGACAATGGAGCTATGGTTGCATCCCTGGGTTACTTTCTTTTTCAAGCCGGTAAGACTGATTCTATAGATTTTAGAGTTAGCCCCAACCGCTAA
- a CDS encoding ABC transporter substrate-binding protein — MGIYLLVKPDTDIHIAVVGPMSGKDSANGKSYLEGVKLYVNAINEKSGVDGRKIVIDVYDDENDKDKAKLRAEEIAKKNIVLAVIGHNSSSCSIAAGPVYQEKGIPAISPSSTNPKVTIGNEWYFRSIFNDNSQGRFLANYTKKVLKEPVYAILHDDKDYGSNLAKVFEETLVAQGMSPKYKWKIKTNNGENPEQEIIGVVENLKSNGYKGLIFLATSPKDGAKFVEKFKDAGLSNLILAPDSFASNAFKESFSKLKKETQSPGYYTNEVMVTSPLIFDNASEKAQSFKDKYKAAYKAEPDWRAAYAYDSALVLVDVIHRAELKGGKENLAADRKIVKDALQSLVNIDEAVEGVTGYNYYDENRDSPKPISIGSYKNNDVISSLIQLQAVKNLKEITDIEKSLKEEKIIKIDNNYLYITNVVYTGIEINEITKLDLNTLTYMMDFYIWFRFKGDIHPEEIEFLNNIEPVSLGELVDHDESEQMKYRAYHVKANFKADSLPVRYELGYHALGVNFKHKTLTRNNLIYVIDVIGMGLNSKKGEGNKKKYQNILSPVTGWSIANFWSFQDTLSRASLGAPKYLNSRDAKAEYSRFNLGVRIRKNEFTIRGLIPGNHASYYLSFSVLVILGLGIAGRLKMFQKYTNLNWVSTTLFVFLFLIACEIEAVDYLLDDLNTYSIKMVTLSFDLLWWVIPAMRLNQAIERFIWDPLEIKTGNKIPTVVRLFLGIFIYILTFFGIVAFVFDQKITSLLATSGVVAMIIGLAIQVNISNVFSGIAINLERPFRVGDWVKIGTLDEGKVIDITWRTTRIQTRNMIILSIPNSKASESPIQNFGSKEDVTEFWFTIHVDPNVNTKRVQKILLDALLSAEGVLKNPAPYTRLNEFTDWSADYIIGYCWKDYGRKNAVRKAVFTSIWTHLYRAGIQPATQRHEIHMFRGVKARGEKAASPLTVLQELDIFSTFTEKEKKYLSAHSTTHHFKPGDAVVHTGDTNQSLFIIAEGVVSVQAKLENGKVLEVASLGAGNFFGEMALLTGAIRTADIIALTQTRLIEITREDFEPLLKEHPEIFQLVDKVSHSRKSDTETQKILSQLPPEPPKDPWYKIYMKKVQHFFMELIKRPA, encoded by the coding sequence ATGGGGATTTATCTTCTTGTTAAGCCGGATACAGATATTCATATCGCGGTCGTTGGACCTATGTCTGGAAAAGACTCTGCCAATGGAAAATCCTACCTAGAAGGTGTAAAACTCTACGTAAATGCAATAAACGAAAAAAGTGGAGTCGATGGAAGAAAAATTGTAATCGATGTATATGATGATGAAAATGACAAAGATAAGGCAAAATTAAGAGCAGAAGAAATTGCGAAAAAGAATATTGTTCTGGCGGTTATCGGTCATAACAGTAGCTCTTGCTCTATAGCGGCAGGTCCGGTTTATCAAGAAAAGGGGATACCGGCAATTTCTCCCTCTTCAACAAATCCTAAAGTGACGATTGGGAACGAATGGTATTTTAGAAGTATTTTCAATGATAATTCACAGGGAAGATTTTTAGCAAACTACACCAAGAAAGTTTTAAAAGAACCTGTCTATGCAATCCTTCACGATGATAAAGACTATGGATCGAATTTAGCAAAAGTATTTGAAGAAACACTTGTGGCTCAAGGAATGTCTCCCAAATACAAATGGAAAATTAAAACCAATAATGGAGAAAATCCAGAACAAGAAATTATTGGAGTTGTAGAAAACTTAAAGTCTAACGGCTACAAAGGATTAATCTTTCTTGCTACTTCTCCCAAAGACGGTGCCAAGTTTGTAGAAAAATTTAAAGATGCAGGACTTTCTAATTTAATCCTAGCACCCGATTCTTTTGCGTCTAACGCATTTAAAGAATCCTTTTCTAAATTAAAAAAAGAAACACAATCACCGGGTTATTACACAAATGAGGTAATGGTGACTAGCCCTCTTATTTTTGATAATGCTAGTGAAAAAGCACAAAGCTTTAAAGACAAATACAAAGCGGCATACAAAGCAGAGCCTGATTGGAGAGCTGCCTATGCGTATGATTCTGCCCTCGTATTAGTTGATGTGATTCATCGAGCTGAATTAAAAGGTGGAAAAGAAAATCTCGCAGCAGATAGAAAAATTGTAAAAGATGCTCTGCAATCATTGGTCAATATTGACGAGGCTGTGGAAGGGGTAACAGGGTATAACTACTACGACGAAAATCGAGATTCTCCCAAACCAATTTCGATTGGTTCTTACAAGAATAATGATGTTATCTCCTCGCTGATTCAATTGCAGGCAGTCAAAAATCTAAAAGAGATTACTGATATAGAAAAATCTTTAAAAGAAGAGAAGATTATCAAGATAGATAATAATTATCTGTATATAACCAACGTTGTGTATACAGGAATCGAAATCAATGAAATCACAAAGCTAGATTTAAACACATTAACCTATATGATGGATTTTTATATTTGGTTTCGATTTAAAGGAGACATTCATCCTGAAGAAATTGAATTTCTAAATAATATAGAGCCTGTTTCTCTAGGCGAGCTAGTAGATCATGATGAAAGTGAGCAAATGAAATACAGAGCCTACCACGTAAAAGCAAATTTTAAAGCTGACTCCTTGCCCGTTCGATATGAGTTGGGCTATCATGCGTTAGGCGTGAACTTCAAGCACAAGACATTAACTAGAAATAATTTAATCTACGTAATTGATGTGATAGGAATGGGATTAAATTCTAAGAAGGGCGAAGGAAACAAAAAGAAATACCAAAACATTCTAAGTCCTGTAACAGGTTGGTCGATTGCAAATTTTTGGTCTTTTCAAGATACGCTTTCTCGTGCTTCTCTCGGTGCACCAAAGTATCTCAATTCCAGAGATGCAAAAGCAGAATACTCCCGTTTTAATTTAGGAGTTAGAATTCGTAAAAATGAATTTACCATTCGAGGGCTAATACCGGGTAACCATGCAAGTTATTATTTAAGTTTTAGTGTCCTTGTTATTCTAGGGCTTGGAATTGCTGGCAGACTTAAGATGTTTCAAAAGTATACTAACTTAAATTGGGTATCTACCACTTTATTTGTATTTTTATTCTTAATTGCCTGCGAGATTGAAGCAGTAGATTATTTACTAGATGATCTAAATACTTATTCTATTAAGATGGTGACTTTGAGTTTTGATTTACTCTGGTGGGTAATCCCTGCTATGCGCTTGAATCAAGCAATTGAAAGATTTATCTGGGATCCTCTCGAAATTAAAACTGGAAATAAAATTCCTACCGTCGTGCGGCTATTCCTGGGTATCTTCATTTATATTCTCACCTTCTTTGGAATTGTGGCGTTTGTATTTGATCAAAAGATTACTTCTCTCTTAGCTACATCGGGTGTGGTCGCGATGATTATCGGTCTTGCAATTCAGGTAAATATTTCGAACGTATTTTCGGGAATTGCAATTAACTTAGAGCGCCCGTTTAGAGTAGGGGATTGGGTAAAAATTGGCACTTTAGATGAAGGGAAGGTAATCGATATTACCTGGCGAACCACTCGAATTCAAACTAGAAATATGATTATTCTAAGCATTCCGAATAGTAAAGCATCCGAGTCGCCAATTCAGAATTTTGGATCTAAGGAAGATGTGACCGAGTTCTGGTTTACGATTCATGTTGATCCGAATGTGAATACGAAGCGTGTGCAAAAGATTTTACTCGATGCGTTGTTATCTGCTGAGGGTGTTCTTAAAAATCCAGCGCCTTACACAAGGTTAAACGAATTTACAGATTGGTCTGCCGATTATATTATTGGTTATTGTTGGAAAGATTACGGAAGAAAGAATGCGGTTCGCAAAGCTGTATTTACTAGCATATGGACACATCTCTATCGGGCAGGAATTCAGCCTGCGACACAACGTCACGAAATTCATATGTTCCGTGGAGTTAAGGCGCGAGGGGAAAAGGCTGCTTCGCCGCTTACAGTATTGCAGGAGTTGGATATTTTTTCAACGTTTACGGAGAAAGAAAAAAAATACCTCAGTGCTCATTCTACCACTCATCACTTCAAGCCAGGCGATGCAGTTGTGCATACAGGCGACACCAATCAATCTCTTTTTATCATTGCAGAAGGTGTAGTAAGTGTCCAAGCCAAATTGGAAAACGGGAAGGTATTAGAAGTAGCTTCTCTTGGTGCAGGTAACTTCTTCGGAGAAATGGCTCTCTTAACAGGAGCAATTCGAACAGCAGATATTATCGCTCTTACACAAACGAGGTTAATTGAGATTACCCGTGAGGACTTTGAGCCACTCCTAAAAGAGCATCCTGAAATTTTCCAGTTGGTTGATAAGGTTTCACATTCTAGAAAATCTGATACAGAGACACAAAAGATTCTAAGTCAGCTTCCACCGGAGCCACCTAAAGATCCATGGTATAAAATCTATATGAAGAAGGTTCAGCATTTCTTCATGGAACTAATTAAGCGGCCCGCATAA